A region from the Leptospirillum ferriphilum ML-04 genome encodes:
- the ffh gene encoding signal recognition particle protein gives MFESLTERFDRVLRKITGRGLLSEAQVDETLREIRVALLEADVNLDVVKSFTEQLRTRLKGAEVKEGLTPPQTVLKEVFDEVVHLLGDQKANLQLSSKPPTVIMLMGLQGSGKTTTAAKLAYHFRQSGRRVLLVASDLARLAAVEQLKVLGEQINVPVVGPEEGVSNPRDMFPKVRKKWIEGMHEVVILDTAGRLSIDQNLMKELSDLRELYKPKEALLVLDAMTGQESVHVAKAFDETIGIDGVIFTKLDGDARGGAILSIRSVMGKPIKFVGVGEKIDKLEPFHPDRMASRIIGMGDIQTLLEKAQSAVSAEKARQIVTKASANQISLEDFLEQIRSMKKMGSADELLSMIPGASSLKSQVDFEKVESEMKRTEAIILSMTRMERLHPEKLDGSRRRRIAKGSGTTVQTVNQVLKQFEQVRKMMKTALKPNGMRALKSLLPF, from the coding sequence ATGTTTGAAAGTCTTACGGAAAGATTTGATCGGGTTCTCCGAAAGATCACCGGACGAGGTCTCTTGAGTGAGGCTCAGGTGGATGAAACCCTCAGGGAAATACGGGTTGCTTTGCTTGAAGCCGATGTGAACCTTGATGTGGTGAAATCCTTTACAGAGCAGCTCCGTACCCGCCTGAAAGGGGCAGAAGTCAAGGAAGGACTGACTCCTCCCCAGACTGTTCTGAAAGAAGTTTTCGATGAAGTCGTTCATCTTTTGGGAGATCAAAAAGCGAATCTTCAGCTCTCCTCAAAGCCTCCCACTGTGATTATGTTGATGGGGTTGCAGGGGTCAGGAAAAACAACCACAGCAGCAAAACTGGCCTACCATTTTCGCCAGTCTGGCCGTCGGGTACTCCTTGTTGCATCAGATTTGGCAAGACTTGCTGCGGTTGAACAATTGAAAGTTCTTGGAGAGCAGATTAACGTTCCTGTCGTCGGCCCAGAGGAGGGGGTTTCCAACCCACGGGACATGTTTCCAAAAGTTCGGAAGAAGTGGATCGAGGGGATGCATGAGGTTGTTATTCTGGATACAGCGGGCCGCTTGAGCATCGACCAAAATCTGATGAAGGAGCTGTCGGACCTCCGTGAGTTGTATAAACCTAAAGAGGCTTTGCTGGTTCTTGATGCAATGACAGGGCAAGAATCCGTTCATGTTGCAAAGGCTTTTGATGAAACCATCGGAATAGATGGCGTGATCTTTACCAAGCTGGATGGAGATGCCAGGGGTGGAGCCATCCTTTCCATTCGAAGTGTGATGGGGAAACCGATCAAGTTTGTGGGAGTCGGCGAAAAGATAGACAAGCTTGAGCCTTTTCACCCGGATAGAATGGCTTCCCGTATTATTGGTATGGGGGATATCCAGACTCTTCTTGAAAAGGCCCAGTCTGCTGTTTCTGCAGAAAAGGCACGTCAGATCGTTACAAAGGCTTCAGCGAACCAGATTTCTCTTGAGGATTTTCTGGAGCAGATCCGAAGCATGAAAAAAATGGGCTCTGCTGATGAACTGTTATCGATGATTCCGGGAGCATCGTCCTTAAAATCTCAGGTGGATTTTGAAAAAGTGGAATCTGAAATGAAAAGGACGGAGGCTATTATCTTATCGATGACGCGTATGGAGCGTCTTCACCCCGAAAAACTGGACGGATCGCGACGTCGAAGGATTGCGAAAGGCTCCGGAACAACTGTCCAGACTGTCAATCAGGTTTTGAAACAATTTGAACAAGTTCGAAAGATGATGAAGACTGCCCTGAAACCAAATGGCATGAGGGCTTTGAAGTCTTTGCTTCCGTTCTGA
- the trmD gene encoding tRNA (guanosine(37)-N1)-methyltransferase TrmD, protein MDSCRTFVVITLFPEPVLGMLNSSILKKAQDKGLVRFIVLNLRDFGNGRYRSTDDYPYGGGGGMILRPEPVFRALQFARKILDVPLEDTQKGAPPSLRIVYPTPQGQVFHQKDAWAWSLDPRPILFLAGHYEGIDERILLGNPIEEWSAGDYVLTGGELPSLSMIDAVVRLLPGVLSDPQAPQKETFSGEMFDYPQYTRPPVFEGMEVPEVLLSGNHARIVQFRREKAREKTLRVRPELLE, encoded by the coding sequence ATGGACAGTTGTCGGACCTTTGTCGTCATAACTCTCTTTCCGGAACCCGTCTTGGGAATGTTAAATTCGAGCATTCTCAAAAAGGCTCAAGACAAAGGTCTTGTTCGCTTCATTGTCTTAAACCTTCGTGACTTTGGAAACGGACGTTATCGATCAACGGACGATTATCCTTATGGCGGTGGCGGAGGAATGATTCTTCGGCCTGAACCGGTTTTTCGGGCCCTTCAGTTTGCGCGGAAGATATTGGATGTCCCTCTTGAAGACACACAGAAGGGAGCTCCTCCTTCCCTAAGGATTGTTTACCCGACTCCGCAGGGGCAAGTTTTTCATCAAAAGGATGCTTGGGCCTGGTCTCTTGATCCACGTCCGATTCTCTTTCTGGCAGGGCACTATGAGGGGATAGACGAGCGCATTCTGCTGGGAAACCCGATTGAAGAGTGGTCTGCAGGAGATTACGTCTTGACTGGAGGAGAGCTGCCGTCTTTGTCAATGATTGATGCAGTAGTAAGGTTGTTGCCCGGAGTCTTGTCTGATCCCCAGGCGCCCCAGAAGGAAACTTTTTCGGGGGAGATGTTTGATTATCCTCAATACACAAGACCCCCTGTGTTTGAAGGGATGGAAGTTCCCGAGGTACTACTTTCCGGAAATCATGCCCGGATTGTTCAATTCCGTCGGGAAAAAGCTCGGGAAAAAACGTTAAGAGTCCGTCCGGAGCTGTTGGAGTAG
- the trxA gene encoding thioredoxin, giving the protein MAGNVVEVNAPEWDKSVLGAGGLVMVDFWAPWCGPCRTVAPIVEELSEEYKGKVSFMKLNTDDNQEIAVKYQVMGIPTLMFFKDGKIVDKIVGAQSKKNFKDKIDSLLKS; this is encoded by the coding sequence ATGGCTGGAAATGTGGTGGAAGTAAATGCTCCGGAGTGGGACAAATCCGTTTTGGGTGCCGGAGGTCTTGTGATGGTTGATTTCTGGGCTCCCTGGTGTGGCCCCTGTCGGACAGTTGCTCCCATTGTCGAGGAATTGTCGGAAGAATATAAAGGCAAGGTTTCTTTCATGAAACTCAATACAGATGACAATCAGGAAATTGCAGTAAAATATCAGGTCATGGGCATTCCCACTCTGATGTTTTTTAAGGACGGCAAGATCGTTGATAAGATCGTCGGGGCTCAAAGCAAGAAAAATTTTAAAGATAAAATTGACTCTCTTCTCAAGTCCTGA
- the rplS gene encoding 50S ribosomal protein L19, with protein MNVLDQVEQLYFKENPIDVKIGETVKVHLKIVEGEKERVQVFEGVVIALRGGGTRAMMTVRKISFGVGVERMFPLHSPQIVKVDRVRAGKVRRAKLYYLRTKKGKAARLQEVEGKKDA; from the coding sequence ATGAACGTTCTGGATCAGGTTGAACAATTGTACTTCAAGGAAAATCCCATCGATGTGAAAATTGGAGAAACAGTCAAGGTCCATCTTAAGATCGTTGAAGGAGAGAAGGAACGCGTTCAGGTATTCGAAGGGGTCGTGATTGCCCTCCGAGGCGGAGGAACCCGGGCGATGATGACTGTTCGGAAAATTTCCTTTGGGGTTGGCGTTGAGAGGATGTTTCCCCTGCATTCTCCACAGATTGTCAAGGTTGACAGGGTCCGCGCCGGAAAAGTTCGAAGGGCCAAACTGTATTATTTGAGAACGAAAAAGGGCAAGGCAGCCAGACTTCAGGAAGTGGAAGGCAAGAAAGACGCTTGA
- a CDS encoding HU family DNA-binding protein, with protein sequence MTRDDLIKRIAEKNAGISLSDSRELVLDLFESMKSVILEGESLEIRRFGVFEIHHRKPRIARNPRTGEKVSVGERKSLIFRPGKILKLRMKNLTRKSI encoded by the coding sequence ATGACCCGAGACGACCTGATAAAGCGAATTGCAGAAAAAAACGCTGGTATTTCCCTGTCTGATTCAAGAGAATTGGTCCTTGATCTTTTTGAGTCGATGAAGTCCGTTATTCTGGAAGGCGAGTCTCTGGAAATCCGACGCTTTGGTGTTTTTGAGATTCACCACCGGAAGCCGCGAATTGCCAGAAATCCCAGAACAGGGGAAAAAGTGTCTGTAGGAGAGCGCAAGAGCCTTATTTTTCGGCCAGGTAAAATCTTGAAACTTCGGATGAAAAATCTGACAAGGAAGTCCATCTGA
- the groL gene encoding chaperonin GroEL (60 kDa chaperone family; promotes refolding of misfolded polypeptides especially under stressful conditions; forms two stacked rings of heptamers to form a barrel-shaped 14mer; ends can be capped by GroES; misfolded proteins enter the barrel where they are refolded when GroES binds) has product MAKQMSYSESARASILKGVTALADAVKVTLGPKGRNAVIEKKFGAPTITKDGVTVAKEIELKDPYENMGAQLVKEVASKTSDIAGDGTTTATVLAHAIYREGVKNVSAGSNSMELKRGIDLAVTSIINELKKMSKPCQDKKEIAQIATISANNDAEIGRLIADAMDKVGKDGVITVEEAKSMTTSLDVVEGMQFDRGYISPYFVTDQERMEVILDNPYILIHEKKVSSMKDLLPILEQTAKMGKPILIIAEEVEGEALATLVVNKLRGTLQVAAVKAPGFGDRRKAMLEDIAILTGGQMIAEDLGLKLENLKLSDLGRAKRVSIDKDNTTIVEGAGEHAKIQARVKQIKAQIEESTSDYDREKLQERLAKIVGGVAVINVGAATETEMKEKKARVEDALHATKAAVEEGIVPGGGVTLLRSSAVLDTLKVEGDQKVGVNIIRRALEEPLRQIAQNAGLEGSVVVQKVKAEKGTMGFDAATETYVDMIQAGIIDPTKVTRSALQNAASVASLMLTTEVMIADIPEKEPKAPAMPGGGMGDMY; this is encoded by the coding sequence ATGGCTAAGCAGATGAGCTACAGTGAAAGTGCCAGAGCTTCAATCCTGAAAGGTGTGACTGCCCTTGCAGATGCAGTAAAAGTGACCCTCGGCCCCAAAGGTCGCAACGCTGTTATCGAGAAAAAGTTCGGAGCTCCGACAATCACCAAAGACGGTGTCACGGTGGCCAAGGAGATCGAGCTGAAAGATCCTTATGAAAACATGGGTGCCCAGCTTGTCAAGGAAGTCGCTTCCAAGACGAGCGACATCGCCGGTGATGGAACAACGACTGCTACGGTGCTGGCACACGCGATCTATCGTGAAGGTGTCAAGAATGTTTCCGCCGGTTCAAACTCCATGGAGTTGAAGCGGGGTATCGATTTGGCCGTGACCTCCATCATCAACGAGCTGAAAAAGATGAGCAAGCCTTGCCAGGACAAAAAGGAAATTGCCCAGATTGCAACCATTTCAGCCAATAATGATGCGGAAATTGGACGATTGATTGCAGATGCGATGGACAAGGTTGGCAAGGATGGGGTCATTACGGTCGAGGAAGCAAAAAGCATGACGACTTCCTTGGATGTTGTCGAAGGGATGCAGTTCGATCGTGGCTATATTTCTCCCTATTTCGTTACCGATCAGGAGAGGATGGAAGTTATTCTCGACAATCCCTACATTCTGATTCATGAGAAGAAAGTCAGCAGCATGAAGGACCTTCTTCCGATTCTCGAGCAGACAGCAAAAATGGGCAAGCCCATTCTCATTATTGCCGAGGAAGTTGAAGGAGAAGCACTGGCAACGCTCGTTGTCAACAAACTTCGGGGAACTCTGCAGGTGGCTGCGGTCAAGGCTCCCGGATTTGGCGATCGCCGGAAGGCAATGCTTGAAGATATCGCTATTCTGACGGGTGGTCAGATGATTGCTGAAGATCTCGGCCTGAAGCTTGAAAATCTCAAGCTCTCTGATCTCGGACGCGCAAAACGTGTCAGCATCGATAAAGACAACACGACGATTGTTGAAGGTGCTGGAGAACACGCCAAGATCCAGGCTCGTGTGAAACAGATCAAGGCTCAGATTGAAGAGTCGACTTCTGATTACGATCGGGAGAAGCTGCAGGAAAGACTCGCAAAGATCGTTGGCGGAGTCGCCGTGATCAACGTGGGTGCTGCAACTGAAACGGAAATGAAGGAGAAGAAAGCACGCGTCGAAGATGCCCTCCATGCTACGAAAGCGGCCGTGGAAGAAGGGATCGTTCCCGGAGGCGGGGTGACATTGCTCCGGAGTTCTGCAGTCCTTGACACCCTGAAAGTCGAAGGCGACCAGAAGGTCGGAGTCAACATCATTCGGCGGGCTCTTGAAGAACCTTTGCGCCAGATCGCACAGAATGCGGGACTCGAAGGTTCGGTTGTGGTCCAGAAGGTCAAGGCAGAAAAAGGAACAATGGGTTTTGATGCTGCGACAGAGACCTATGTGGACATGATCCAGGCTGGTATCATCGACCCGACGAAAGTCACCCGGTCTGCTCTTCAGAATGCTGCTTCCGTGGCATCTCTGATGCTGACCACTGAGGTGATGATCGCGGATATTCCGGAGAAGGAGCCGAAGGCCCCTGCAATGCCGGGCGGTGGTATGGGAGATATGTATTAA
- a CDS encoding murein hydrolase activator EnvC family protein: MAFFRSFPYLILIALEIAFSTPLFLHAEPAPAGKKKLSREIAEHKKEYEKLKKELIQNKKLEKKYLNKRDDLKFRMLELRMDQEKIHMQIEQNHMNEIRFSRQLFHLDQEIRSEKTSLRSHQVIEGVQEVLVLKNAATAYLVRKDQTPESSIDMLGVWVSDASLRQMQRKISRDKVLEASTSIKMDELYRRRDRILRMEDRRKREEKDEKKQMDRIQRQIATLKERASGLEKNNELILSKTQKLLKLIHHLRLVELRNRHRHLHHFSPVRLKIRGLLWPVNGKIIESFGRFHDGVDIAAAAGSPVRSAETGRILFARHYSGYGKLVIVNHGHHVYSLYGHMKTIRVKEGQIVRKGELLGTAGGGGTNGHSTIFFGLTHFGNPVNPLPYLGQKSH, from the coding sequence GTGGCTTTCTTCCGTTCTTTCCCGTATCTGATTCTGATCGCCCTGGAAATTGCTTTCTCCACGCCTCTTTTCCTTCATGCGGAACCCGCTCCGGCAGGAAAGAAAAAATTGAGTCGTGAGATTGCTGAACATAAAAAAGAATATGAAAAATTAAAAAAAGAACTGATTCAAAACAAGAAACTCGAAAAGAAATATTTGAATAAGAGAGACGATTTGAAGTTCAGGATGCTTGAACTTCGGATGGATCAAGAGAAGATTCATATGCAAATCGAGCAGAACCACATGAACGAGATTCGTTTTTCCAGACAATTATTCCATCTTGATCAAGAGATCCGGTCCGAAAAAACATCTCTCCGATCCCATCAAGTGATTGAAGGGGTACAGGAAGTCCTTGTCTTAAAGAATGCTGCAACAGCCTACCTTGTCCGTAAAGATCAAACACCTGAATCATCGATTGATATGCTGGGGGTCTGGGTTTCCGATGCATCCCTCCGGCAAATGCAGAGAAAAATTTCCCGTGACAAAGTTCTTGAGGCGTCGACTTCAATCAAAATGGACGAGCTTTATCGTAGAAGAGACAGAATATTGCGGATGGAAGACCGGCGCAAACGGGAAGAAAAAGACGAAAAGAAGCAGATGGATCGGATCCAGAGACAAATCGCAACCTTGAAAGAACGGGCGTCCGGTCTTGAAAAAAACAATGAACTCATTTTGTCCAAAACCCAGAAACTTCTGAAATTGATTCACCACCTTCGCCTGGTGGAGTTGAGGAATCGACATAGGCACCTCCATCACTTTTCTCCGGTCAGACTCAAGATCAGGGGGCTTTTGTGGCCAGTGAACGGGAAAATTATTGAGTCTTTCGGTCGATTCCACGACGGGGTGGATATTGCTGCTGCCGCTGGAAGTCCGGTACGAAGTGCCGAAACCGGACGCATCCTTTTTGCCCGACATTATTCGGGATACGGGAAGCTTGTTATCGTCAATCACGGTCATCATGTCTATTCTCTTTATGGGCATATGAAAACTATCCGGGTAAAAGAGGGGCAGATTGTTCGAAAAGGTGAACTCCTTGGGACGGCGGGAGGAGGAGGGACCAATGGACATTCAACCATTTTCTTTGGATTGACCCATTTTGGAAATCCCGTGAACCCTCTCCCCTATCTGGGACAAAAAAGCCATTGA
- a CDS encoding ribonuclease HII, whose amino-acid sequence MTFPQADIEREFYKKGFLRVAGVDEVGRGALAGPVVAAAVILPMPLEFFENIGVRDSKLLSPSKRVALSDKLRSLLFSWSVGEATVSEINALNIRRATLLAMRRAVEGLAESPDVLLVDGREIVPDLVCKQEPFTGGDRRVLSIAAASIIAKVYRDNMMSELDKTYAGYGLAENKGYGTAQHRDGLLLQGVSSIHRTVFCKTFLEPFRQRAIFKKEVSPLSSDSDPLV is encoded by the coding sequence ATGACTTTTCCACAGGCGGATATCGAGAGAGAATTTTACAAAAAAGGTTTTCTTCGCGTCGCCGGTGTGGACGAGGTGGGACGAGGCGCATTGGCTGGTCCAGTCGTAGCTGCGGCTGTTATTCTTCCAATGCCCTTGGAGTTTTTTGAAAATATTGGAGTTCGTGACTCAAAGCTTCTTTCCCCTTCAAAAAGGGTGGCATTAAGTGATAAGCTCCGCTCTCTTCTTTTTTCCTGGTCCGTAGGCGAAGCAACAGTTTCAGAGATCAATGCCCTAAACATTCGTCGAGCAACCCTCCTTGCAATGAGAAGAGCAGTGGAAGGATTAGCGGAGTCCCCCGATGTTCTTCTTGTGGATGGTCGAGAAATCGTTCCTGATCTTGTATGCAAACAGGAACCCTTCACTGGCGGGGACAGAAGGGTTCTTTCTATCGCAGCCGCTTCAATCATTGCAAAAGTTTACAGAGACAACATGATGTCCGAACTGGACAAAACTTATGCTGGGTATGGTCTTGCGGAAAACAAGGGATATGGGACGGCGCAACATCGGGACGGGCTTCTTCTCCAGGGAGTTTCTTCCATTCATCGGACTGTATTTTGTAAGACTTTTTTGGAACCTTTCCGGCAAAGAGCGATTTTTAAAAAGGAAGTTTCCCCTTTATCCTCAGATTCTGACCCCCTGGTATAG
- a CDS encoding KH domain-containing protein translates to MRALIEMIARSLVDSPEQVVVNETDAERIVVIELKVAPADLGKVIGRGGKTASAMRVLLNAAGTRVGKRYVLEILE, encoded by the coding sequence ATGAGAGCTCTGATCGAAATGATTGCACGATCCCTGGTAGATTCCCCCGAACAGGTCGTTGTCAATGAAACTGATGCGGAAAGGATTGTGGTGATAGAATTAAAAGTTGCTCCCGCCGATTTGGGAAAAGTGATAGGGCGAGGAGGGAAAACGGCGTCAGCAATGCGCGTGCTTTTAAATGCGGCAGGAACCCGTGTAGGGAAACGCTATGTTCTGGAAATTTTGGAGTAG
- the rpsP gene encoding 30S ribosomal protein S16 translates to MSVRIRLARHGRRKQPVYRIVVADSRSPRNGRFLEVIGSYNPQNNDEVRLDSGKLDEWVEKGAQPSETVHRLIRKISRPHS, encoded by the coding sequence TTGTCTGTACGTATTCGATTGGCGAGACATGGCAGAAGGAAACAACCGGTCTACCGGATAGTTGTTGCTGATTCCCGATCCCCCAGGAATGGAAGATTCTTGGAGGTTATTGGTTCCTACAATCCTCAGAATAATGATGAAGTCCGGCTGGATTCCGGAAAGCTTGATGAATGGGTTGAAAAAGGTGCTCAGCCGTCGGAAACTGTTCATAGACTGATTCGGAAGATTTCCCGGCCTCACTCCTGA
- a CDS encoding co-chaperone GroES codes for MKFKPLKDRVFVSYSAEAEKTQGGLYIPDAAKEKPQKGKIESIGDDVKSVKVGDSILFDKYSGSKITMDGTEYLILKEEDILGVFVA; via the coding sequence ATGAAGTTCAAGCCATTGAAAGACCGCGTTTTTGTAAGCTACTCCGCGGAAGCAGAAAAAACCCAGGGAGGACTTTACATTCCTGATGCAGCCAAGGAAAAGCCACAGAAAGGCAAGATCGAAAGCATCGGGGACGATGTAAAGTCGGTCAAGGTTGGCGATTCCATTTTGTTCGACAAATATTCTGGCTCCAAGATCACAATGGATGGGACCGAATATCTGATTTTAAAAGAAGAAGACATTCTGGGTGTTTTTGTTGCCTGA
- the sppA gene encoding signal peptide peptidase SppA, giving the protein MIRIKRFARYVGVFIAVTALIFLLGRAAGHFGRALPLVGGAEIGVIRINGVILHSEKTIHQIRTLASDPEVKAILLRINSPGGAVVPSQDIYEEVLKARKKGKIVVSSIGTVGASGAYYIASASDFIMASSGSLTGSIGVIMELAEVKDLLDKIGVHSEVVKSGKMKDVGSPFRPMTADEKAYMKSLLDNIHQQFILAVSKGRHLSVDKVDPLADGRVFTGEMAFRYHLVDGIGDYRDALRKAATMAHLKVIPAIREFHKKGVLNSLISSKVSTLFGGGLGESTGFWSILPGSKI; this is encoded by the coding sequence ATGATCCGAATCAAAAGGTTTGCCCGATACGTTGGTGTCTTTATCGCTGTAACAGCGTTGATCTTTCTCCTGGGTCGTGCAGCAGGCCATTTCGGTCGAGCTTTACCCCTTGTCGGCGGGGCCGAAATTGGTGTCATTCGTATTAATGGTGTCATTCTCCATTCCGAAAAGACCATTCACCAGATAAGAACACTCGCCTCTGATCCTGAGGTCAAGGCTATTTTGCTTCGGATTAACAGTCCGGGTGGAGCGGTCGTGCCCTCCCAGGATATTTATGAAGAAGTCCTGAAAGCGCGGAAAAAAGGAAAAATAGTTGTTTCATCCATCGGAACGGTGGGGGCATCCGGGGCCTACTATATCGCCTCGGCATCAGATTTCATCATGGCGAGCAGCGGCTCTCTCACCGGTTCCATCGGTGTTATCATGGAGCTTGCGGAGGTCAAGGACCTGCTCGATAAAATTGGTGTTCACAGTGAAGTTGTAAAAAGTGGAAAGATGAAAGATGTTGGTTCTCCGTTTCGGCCAATGACCGCCGATGAAAAAGCTTATATGAAATCTCTCCTTGATAATATTCATCAACAGTTTATTCTGGCGGTGTCCAAGGGAAGACATCTCAGTGTGGACAAAGTCGACCCGTTGGCAGATGGGCGTGTTTTTACAGGAGAGATGGCATTTCGATATCATCTTGTGGACGGTATAGGTGATTACCGGGATGCTCTCAGAAAAGCTGCTACAATGGCGCATCTTAAGGTTATCCCTGCTATTCGCGAATTTCATAAGAAGGGTGTGCTGAACTCCCTTATTTCGTCCAAGGTATCCACGCTTTTTGGGGGTGGCCTGGGGGAGTCAACCGGTTTTTGGTCCATCCTTCCGGGTTCTAAAATATAG
- a CDS encoding S41 family peptidase, whose protein sequence is MKTGNVLLILAIGILVGGVGHAVFADGGTDRSLKVFSMVYALIQKDYVDPLSPKPVLTGAIKGMVASLDPHSEYMTPQEYHELEIDTKGKFGGVGIKITTNGKNILVQSPIPGSPADRAGIKAGDEIISVDGKSTSALGLENAVHMMRGRAGTSVDLTIRRKGAFQKKDFVLVREVIRIHTVHERMLTSRIGYIHVQEFSEDTAKEMKEAIAGLLSKGMKGLVIDLRNNPGGLLNDAVDASSIFLPENKVVVSMKGRRQFHEFHSRNPRPYLHFPIVVLVNTETASAAEILSGALQDYKRATIMGTQTFGKGSVQTILPLFDGSALRLTTARYFTPSGRSIQDYGISPDVIVKQIIPRGVKSIKVPREVNLKHHFLNPDGAESKVSIPLDHIQFHLPIGRIPLKEDNQVQAALKMLDKDLRSGGQSVGFARPKSSLSAG, encoded by the coding sequence ATGAAAACAGGAAACGTCTTGTTGATTCTTGCAATTGGCATTCTTGTCGGGGGTGTTGGTCATGCGGTATTTGCCGATGGAGGAACCGACCGCTCTCTGAAGGTTTTTTCGATGGTGTATGCATTAATCCAGAAAGATTATGTAGACCCCCTCTCGCCCAAGCCGGTTCTGACCGGAGCAATCAAGGGAATGGTTGCCTCTCTTGATCCCCACTCCGAATATATGACCCCTCAGGAATACCACGAACTTGAAATCGATACCAAAGGAAAATTTGGTGGGGTCGGAATTAAAATTACGACGAACGGCAAAAATATTCTTGTTCAGTCCCCGATTCCCGGGTCACCGGCCGACAGGGCCGGGATCAAGGCGGGAGATGAGATCATCAGTGTTGATGGCAAGAGCACTTCAGCGCTCGGACTGGAGAACGCCGTCCATATGATGCGCGGGAGGGCAGGGACCTCTGTGGACCTGACCATCCGAAGAAAAGGGGCGTTTCAGAAAAAAGACTTTGTTCTCGTTCGGGAAGTGATCCGGATTCACACCGTTCATGAACGCATGCTGACATCCAGGATCGGTTATATTCATGTTCAGGAATTTTCGGAGGACACGGCAAAAGAGATGAAAGAGGCGATTGCCGGATTGCTCTCGAAAGGGATGAAAGGATTGGTGATCGACCTGAGGAACAATCCTGGAGGTCTTTTAAACGATGCCGTGGATGCTTCTTCCATTTTTCTCCCTGAAAACAAAGTTGTTGTCTCCATGAAAGGTCGACGTCAGTTTCACGAATTCCATTCACGGAACCCAAGACCGTATCTGCACTTCCCCATTGTCGTTCTTGTGAATACAGAGACGGCTTCAGCTGCGGAGATTCTTTCCGGAGCACTTCAGGACTACAAGAGAGCGACAATTATGGGAACCCAGACATTCGGAAAAGGGTCCGTACAAACGATCCTCCCGCTCTTTGACGGGTCCGCATTAAGGTTGACCACGGCACGATATTTTACACCGAGTGGCCGGTCCATTCAGGACTACGGGATTTCCCCGGATGTCATCGTCAAGCAAATTATTCCCCGAGGTGTGAAATCCATTAAGGTTCCCAGGGAAGTCAATCTGAAGCATCATTTTCTCAATCCTGACGGAGCTGAGTCGAAGGTTTCCATCCCTCTGGACCATATACAGTTCCACTTGCCGATTGGTAGAATTCCTTTGAAAGAAGACAATCAGGTTCAGGCGGCGCTGAAGATGCTGGACAAAGACCTGAGGAGCGGAGGTCAGTCTGTCGGTTTTGCTCGTCCAAAGTCTTCATTATCGGCTGGATAA